In the Larus michahellis chromosome 6, bLarMic1.1, whole genome shotgun sequence genome, one interval contains:
- the BCL6 gene encoding B-cell lymphoma 6 protein, producing the protein MASPADSCIQFTRHASDVLLNLNRLRSRDILTDVVIIVNREQFRAHKTVLMACSGLFYSIFTDQLKCNLNVINLDPEINPEGFCILLDFMYTSRLNLRENNIMAVMATALYLQMEHVVDTCRRFVKSSEAEMVSAVKTPREEFLAGRMLSHPEVMAYRSRDVSENGMPLQNGSLCNGRAFAPGLINSLSGSPISYHGYSPLPLNSFLVDDELREMRMPLSELSRAGAFPKERILPCDSSRTIPTEYMRTITDISANMCHATIYAPKEGAAEEARSDMHYSVASGPKPVVPSIRNNPYFSCDKVAKEEERTSSEDEISQHFEPTNTSLDRKGLISPQSPQKSDCQPNSPTESSSSKNARISQSSTSLFTKSPTDPKACNWKKYKFIVLNSLNQSTKQDSADQNEMGTLSPRTYMPMSTCQQSMEPEHLNVQSPTKMSVSGEDSTIPQASRLNNIVNRSRDGSPRSSEGQSPLYMHSSKCSSCGCQSPQHAEMCLHTPGSNFGEEMGETQSEYSDSSCENGAFFCNECDCRFSEEASLKRHSLQVHSDKPYKCDRCQASFRYKGNLASHKTVHTGEKPYRCNICGAQFNRPANLKTHTRIHSGEKPYKCETCGARFVQVAHLRAHVLIHTGEKPYPCEICGTRFRHLQTLKSHLRIHTGEKPYHCEKCNLHFRHKSQLRLHLRQKHGAITNTKVQYRISASEVPPELPKAC; encoded by the exons ATGGCCTCACCAGCAGACAGCTGCATCCAGTTCACCCGCCACGCAAGCGATGTCCTCCTCAATCTCAACCGCCTTAGAAGCCGGGATATCCTGACCGATGTCGTCATCATTGTGAACCGGGAGCAGTTCAGAGCCCACAAAACAGTCCTGATGGCCTGCAG CGGCCTCTTCTACAGCATCTTCACTGACCAGCTCAAGTGCAACTTGAATGTCATCAACCTGGACCCCGAAATTAACCCTGAGGGGTTTTGCATCCTCTTGGACTTCATGTATACATCCCGCCTGAACTTGAGAGAGAACAATATCATGGCCGTGATGGCCACAGCACTGTACCTGCAGATGGAGCACGTGGTTGATACCTGCCGAAGGTTTGTCAAGTCTAG TGAAGCAGAGATGGTATCTGCTGTGAAGACCCCAAGGGAAGAGTTTTTGGCTGGACGGATGCTGAGCCACCCAGAGGTGATGGCTTATCGGAGCAGAGATGTCTCAGAGAATGGCATGCCTCTCCAGAATGGGTCCCTCTGCAATGGAAGGGCCTTCGCACCTGGCTTGATCAATAGTTTGTCTGGATCCCCCATTTCCTACCATGGATACAGCCCTCTCCCTCTAAATAGCTTCCTTGTGGATGATGAGTTGCGGGAGATGAGGATGCCTCTCTCCGAACTCTCGAGGGCAGGTGCCTTCCCTAAGGAGAGGATCCTGCCATGTGACAGCTCCAGGACAATCCCCACCGAGTACATGAGAACCATCACCGACATCTCGGCCAACATGTGCCACGCTACCATCTATGCTCCAAAAGAAGGTGCTGCTGAAGAAGCCAGGAGCGACATGCACTACAGCGTAGCCTCTGGCCCCAAACCTGTCGTCCCTTCGATCCGGAACAATCCCTATTTCTCTTGCGACAAAGTGGCCAAAGAGGAGGAGCGGACCTCTTCAGAGGACGAGATCAGCCAGCACTTTGAGCCCACCAACACCTCCCTGGACCGCAAGGGACTCATCAGCCCCCAGAGTCCCCAGAAGTCGGACTGTCAGCCCAACTCACCAACCGagtccagcagcagcaagaacgCCCGTATCAGTCAGAGCTCCACCTCCCTCTTCACCAagagccccacagaccccaaAGCCTGCAACTGGAAGAAGTACAAGTTCATTGTCCTCAACTCTCTCAATCAGAGCACTAAGCAAGACAGTGCTGACCAGAATGAGATGGGAACCCTCTCTCCTCGCACCTACATGCCCATGTCCACTTGCCAGCAGTCCATGGAGCCGGAGCATCTCAACGTGCAATCCCCCACCAAGATGAGCGTGAGTGGAGAAGACTCTACTATCCCACAAGCGAGCAGACTCAACAATATTGTTAACAG GTCCCGGGATGGATCCCCTCGGAGCAGCGAAGGGCAGTCCCCGCTGTACATGCATTCGTCGAAGTGCAGCTCCTGTGGCTGCCAGTCCCCACAACACGCTGAGATGTGCCTTCATACCCCTGGCTCAAACTTTGGAGAGGAGATGGGGGAAACCCAGTCTGAATACTCTGACTCCAGCTGCG AGAACGGAGCCTTCTTCTGCAACGAGTGCGACTGCCGGTTCTCCGAGGAGGCCTCTCTCAAGAGACACTCTCTGCAAGTCCACAGTGACAAGCCCTACAAGTGTGACCGTTGCCAGGCCTCCTTCCGCTACAAGGGGAACCTCGCCAGCCACAAAACCGTCCACACAG gagaaaagccgTACCGCTGCAACATCTGCGGAGCGCAGTTCAACCGGCCGGCCAACCTGAAAACCCACACGCGCATCCACTCCGGAGAGAAACCCTACAAGTGCGAGACCTGCGGGGCCAGATTTGTCCAG GTGGCCCACCTCCGTGCTCACGTGCTCATTCACACCGGGGAGAAGCCGTACCCCTGCGAGATCTGCGGCACACGCTTCCGGCACCTGCAGACCCTCAAAAGTCACCTTCGAATCCACACGGGAGAGAAACCCTACCAT TGTGAGAAGTGCAACCTGCATTTCCGCCACAAAAGCCAGCTGCGGCTTCACCTCCGGCAGAAGCACGGGGCCATCACCAACACCAAGGTGCAGTACCGCATCTCGGCGAGCGAGGTGCCTCCGGAGCTCCCCAAAgcctgctga
- the SST gene encoding somatostatin yields the protein MLSCRLQCALALLSIALALGTVSAAPSDPRLRQFLQKSLAAAAGKQELAKYFLAELLSEPSQTENEALESEDLSRGAEQDEVRLELERSANSNPALAPRERKAGCKNFFWKTFTSC from the exons ATGCTGTCGTGCCGCCTCCAGTGCGCCCTGGCCCTGCTCTCCATCGCCCTGGCCCTCGGCACCGTCTCGGCCGCCCCCTCGGACCCGCGGCTCCGGCAGTTCCTGCAGAAGTCGCTGGCTGCCGCCGCCGGGAAGCAG GAACTGGCCAAATACTTTTTGGCAGAACTGCTCTCAGAGCCAAGCCAGACAGAAAATGAAGCCCTGGAGTCTGAGGACTTGTCCCGAGGGGCTGAGCAGGACGAAGTGAGACTGGAGCTGGAGCGCTCGGCTAACTCAAACCCCGCTCTGGCACCCCGGGAACGCAAAGCGGGCTGCAAGAACTTCTTCTGGAAAACTTTCACATCCTGTTAG